Proteins found in one Chaetodon auriga isolate fChaAug3 chromosome 12, fChaAug3.hap1, whole genome shotgun sequence genomic segment:
- the slc4a2a gene encoding anion exchange protein 2a isoform X1 gives MSHDQSSLHPGDALSLSASLSPPPRCHSDDEEEDLNKAFDVQGFQQILCPAVCNPPEKHRVYDEQDFEDHRHFSLHVHHPLSKPPADGRRKRINEGRKEDRRGSAYNTAATIEEDQEEEESGGESYSQNDEEEGQRITPSSDPPTMSTNHNGLSPGCITGSVATEEADEDEALMSVNLEDIKSHRLDDVPAVRRHLVRRSSRGPIVHLTKDQISGHTQSHLHHLQHLHPDRTPHEVFVELNELVIDRNQELQWRETARWIKFEEEVEEETERWGRPHIPSLSFRSLLELRKTISHGAVLLDLKQKTLPGIAQQVVEQMVISDQIKAEDRANVLRALLLRHSHPSDEKDHSLFSKNISAASMATLIDRHNGQSEPSINLTNHREADGEKTKKEAPPLCHSRSKHEVKLMEKIPERAEATVVLVGSVGFLDQPSMAFVRLQEAVLLESVLEVPVPVRFLFLLLGPPTANIDYHQIGRSISTLMSDKHFHEAAYQADDRQDLLTAINRFLDCSVVLPPSEVGGDELLHSVARFQREMLRKREEEQSGKVQEKQSSIQQDEGSLVPSKPGDEPLRRSGRLFGGLIKDVTRRYPQYLSDLRDALNPQCMAAIIFIYFAALSPAITFGGLLGEKTEGLIGVSELIVATAMQGIVFSVLGAQPLLVIGFSGPLLVFEEAFYTFCKDNGIEYLTGRVWIGFWLVLIVLLTVAFEGSILVRFVSRFTQEIFSFLISLIFIYETFAKLVKIFQEHPLQNCYHGNKTVSPTLCNYTVAAGSPGKVVGEPNTALLSFVLMAGTYFIAFYLRKFKNSSFFPGRLRRIIGDFGVPIAILIMVLVDYSVEDTYTQKLNVPSGFSVSTPEKRGWLISPLGSDGQFPVWMMAASILPAILVFILIFMESQITALIVSKKERMLVKGTGFHLDLLIIVVVGGISALFGLPWLSAATVRSVTHTNALTVMSKAVAPGDKPRIQEVKEQRVTGFLVAVLVGLSIVIGEVLRQIPLAVLFGIFLYMGVMSLNGIQLTERLILLLMPPKYHPDQNYVRKVRTLRMHLFTLVQLTCLSLLWVVMATAAALAFPFMLLLTIPVRMLLLPRLFTWRELQSLDADDAEPHLEEKEGQDEYSQLQMPV, from the exons ATGAGCCATGATCAGAGCTCTCTGCATCCTGGTGACGCCttgagtctgtctgca tctctgtctcctcctccgcGTTGCCAtagtgatgatgaagaggaagaccTGAACAAGGCCTTTGATGTGCAGGGTTTTCAGCAGATCCTTTGTCCTGCAGTTTGCAACCCaccagagaaacacagagtCTACGATGAGCAGGACTTTGAAG ATCATCGGCACTTTTCTCTCCATGTCCATCATCCTTTGTCTAAACCACCTGCTGAcggcaggaggaagaggatcaatgaggggaggaaagaggatAGGAGAGGCTCTGCCTATAACACTGCAGCCACTATTGAGGAAgaccaggaggaagaggagagtggaggagagTCCTACAGTCAGaacgatgaagaggaaggacaAAGGATCACACCCTCCAG TGACCCACCGACAATGTCGACCAATCACAATGGCCTCTCACCTGGCTGCATCACAGGGAGCGTTGCCACAGAGGAGGCTGACGAGGATGAAGCGCTGATGTCTGTCAACCTGGAAGACATCAAGA GTCACCGATTGGATGACGTTCCGGCGGTTCGACGTCACCTGGTGAGGCGGAGTTCCAGAGGGCCGATCGTCCACCTCACGAAGGATCAGATCAGTggtcacacacagtcacacctccatcacctccaacacctccaccCGGACCGCACACCTCATGAG GTGTTTGTGGAGCTGAACGAGCTGGTGATTGACAGAAACCAGGAGCTTCAGTGGAGGGAGACGGCTCGATGGATCAagtttgaggaggaggtggaggaggagacggagcgCTGGGGGAGACCTCACATCCCTTCCCTGTCCTTTCGCTCCTTGCTGGAGCTCCGAAAAACTATCTCCCAcg GGGCGGTGCTCCTGGATCTGAAGCAGAAGACTCTTCCAGGGATCGCCCAGCAGGTGGTGGAACAGATGGTGATCTCAGATCAGATCAAAGCCGAAGACCGAGCCAACGTCCTcagagctctgctgctcagacaCAG TCACCCCAGTGATGAGAAAGATCACAGCTTGTTCAGCAAGAATATCTCAGCTGCCAGCATGGCCACCCTGATTGACAGACACAATGGCCAATCAGAGCCCTCAATCAATCTGACGAATCACAGAGaagctgatggagagaagaCCAAG aAGGAAGCCCCGCCCCTCTGTCACTCCAGATCCAAACATGAAGTGAAGCTGATGGAGAAAATCCCAGAGCGAGCAGAGGCCACTGTTGTCCTCGTGG gcaGTGTGGGTTTCCTGGATCAGCCCTCCATGGCGTTCGTGCGACTGCAGGAAGCGGTCCTGCTGGAGTCCGTCCTGGAGGTTCCTGTCCCTGTGAggttcctcttcctcctgctgggCCCGCCTACCGCCAACATTGACTACCATCAGATTGGACGCTCCATCTCCACACTCATGTCAGACAAG CACTTCCACGAGGCAGCATACCAGGCTGACGACCGCCAGGACCTGCTGACTGCCATCAACCGTTTTTTGGACTGTAGCGTCGTCCTGCCTCCCTCGGAGGTCGGCGGTGATGAGCTCCTCCACTCGGTCGCTCGCTTTCAACGAGAAATGCTCcgaaagagggaggaggagcagagtgGCAAAGTGCaggagaaacagagcagcattcaGCAGGATGAAG GTTCCCTCGTTCCCTCCAAACCTGGTGATGAGCCCCTGAGGCGTTCAGGCCGTCTTTTTGGAGGTCTGATCAAAGATGTGACTCGACGCTACCCTCAGTACCTCAGCGACCTTCGAGATGCTCTGAACCCTCAGTGCATGGCTGCCATCATATTCATCTACTTTGCTGCACTGTCGCCTGCCATCACCTTCGGCGGACTTCTGG GTGAGAAAACAGAGGGTCTGATTGGTGTGTCGGAGCTGATAGTTGCCACGGCGATGCAGGGCATAGTGTTCAGTGTGCTGGGCGCTCAGCCTCTGCTGGTGATTGGCTTCTCTGGACCACTGCTGGTGTTCGAAGAGGCCTTCTACACT TTTTGTAAAGACAACGGGATCGAGTATCTCACCGGCCGGGTGTGGATCGGCTTCTGGCTGGTGCTCATCGTTCTCCTCACCGTGGCCTTTGAGGGAAGCATTCTGGTTCGCTTCGTCTCCCGTTTCACTCAGGAGAtcttctccttcctcatctCCCTCATTTTCATCTACGAGACCTTTGCCAAACTGGTCAAG ATCTTTCAGGAGCATCCTCTCCAAAactgttaccatggaaacaagACAGTATCACCAACTCTATGCAACTATACCGTAGCTGCCGGGAGTCCTGGGAAGGTTGTTGGAGAACCAAATACAGCCCTGCTGTCGTTTGTGCTCATGGCAGGAACGTATTTCATCGCTTTCTACCTGCGCAAGTTCAAGAACAGTTCCTTCTTCCCCGGCAGG CTCCGTAGGATCATTGGAGACTTTGGGGTCCCCATTGCTATCCTCATCATGGTGCTGGTGGACTACAGCGTGGAGGACACCTACACTCAG AAATTGAACGTTCCCAGTGGATTTTCGGTGTCCACTCCAGAGAAACGTGGTTGGCTGATTTCACCTCTGGGCTCTGACGGCCAGTTTCCTGTTTGGATGATGGCCGCCAGCATCCTGCCAGCTATCCTTGTCTTTATCCTTATCTTCATGGAGTCCCAGATCACAGC GTTGATTGTCAGTAAGAAGGAGAGGATGCTGGTGAAGGGAACTGGTTTTCACCTAGACCTCCTCATCATCGTTGTAGTGGGTGGAATCTCAGCGCTGTTTGGTTTACCCTGGTTGTCAGCTGCCACGGTTCGCTCCGTCACCCACACCAATGCCCTCACTGTCATGAGCAAAGCTGTCGCCCCTGGAGACAAGCCCCGCATCCAGGAAGTCAAGGAGCAGAGGGTGACGGGCTTCCTGGTGGCTGTTTTAGTTG GTCTGTCCATTGTGATTGGGGAGGTTCTGCGTCAGATCCCTCTGGCAGTGCTGTTTGGGATCTTCCTCTACATGGGTGTGATGTCGCTGAATGGGATCCAGCTCACCGAGCGActcatcctgctgctgatgcCACCAAAGTACCATCCCGACCAGAACTACGTCCGCAAG GTGCGGACGTTAAGGATGCACCTGTTCACTCTTGTCCagctgacctgtctgtctctcctgtggGTCGTCATGGCAACGGCAGCAGCTCTGGCGTTCcccttcatgctgctgctgaccaTCCCAGTGAGGATGCTGCTGTTGCCCCGCCTCTTCACCtggagagagctgcagagt CTGGATGCTGATGATGCAGAGCCTcacctggaggagaaggaggggcaGGACGAGTA
- the slc4a2a gene encoding anion exchange protein 2a isoform X2 — MSHDQSSLHPGDALSLSASLSPPPRCHSDDEEEDLNKAFDVQGFQQILCPAVCNPPEKHRVYDEQDFEDHRHFSLHVHHPLSKPPADGRRKRINEGRKEDRRGSAYNTAATIEEDQEEEESGGESYSQNDEEEGQRITPSSDPPTMSTNHNGLSPGCITGSVATEEADEDEALMSVNLEDIKSHRLDDVPAVRRHLVRRSSRGPIVHLTKDQISGHTQSHLHHLQHLHPDRTPHEVFVELNELVIDRNQELQWRETARWIKFEEEVEEETERWGRPHIPSLSFRSLLELRKTISHGAVLLDLKQKTLPGIAQQVVEQMVISDQIKAEDRANVLRALLLRHSHPSDEKDHSLFSKNISAASMATLIDRHNGQSEPSINLTNHREADGEKTKKEAPPLCHSRSKHEVKLMEKIPERAEATVVLVGSVGFLDQPSMAFVRLQEAVLLESVLEVPVPVRFLFLLLGPPTANIDYHQIGRSISTLMSDKHFHEAAYQADDRQDLLTAINRFLDCSVVLPPSEVGGDELLHSVARFQREMLRKREEEQSGKVQEKQSSIQQDEGSLVPSKPGDEPLRRSGRLFGGLIKDVTRRYPQYLSDLRDALNPQCMAAIIFIYFAALSPAITFGGLLGEKTEGLIGVSELIVATAMQGIVFSVLGAQPLLVIGFSGPLLVFEEAFYTFCKDNGIEYLTGRVWIGFWLVLIVLLTVAFEGSILVRFVSRFTQEIFSFLISLIFIYETFAKLVKIFQEHPLQNCYHGNKTVSPTLCNYTVAAGSPGKVVGEPNTALLSFVLMAGTYFIAFYLRKFKNSSFFPGRLRRIIGDFGVPIAILIMVLVDYSVEDTYTQKLNVPSGFSVSTPEKRGWLISPLGSDGQFPVWMMAASILPAILVFILIFMESQITAYNTFFLSLYLFYVFCFVPFWVD; from the exons ATGAGCCATGATCAGAGCTCTCTGCATCCTGGTGACGCCttgagtctgtctgca tctctgtctcctcctccgcGTTGCCAtagtgatgatgaagaggaagaccTGAACAAGGCCTTTGATGTGCAGGGTTTTCAGCAGATCCTTTGTCCTGCAGTTTGCAACCCaccagagaaacacagagtCTACGATGAGCAGGACTTTGAAG ATCATCGGCACTTTTCTCTCCATGTCCATCATCCTTTGTCTAAACCACCTGCTGAcggcaggaggaagaggatcaatgaggggaggaaagaggatAGGAGAGGCTCTGCCTATAACACTGCAGCCACTATTGAGGAAgaccaggaggaagaggagagtggaggagagTCCTACAGTCAGaacgatgaagaggaaggacaAAGGATCACACCCTCCAG TGACCCACCGACAATGTCGACCAATCACAATGGCCTCTCACCTGGCTGCATCACAGGGAGCGTTGCCACAGAGGAGGCTGACGAGGATGAAGCGCTGATGTCTGTCAACCTGGAAGACATCAAGA GTCACCGATTGGATGACGTTCCGGCGGTTCGACGTCACCTGGTGAGGCGGAGTTCCAGAGGGCCGATCGTCCACCTCACGAAGGATCAGATCAGTggtcacacacagtcacacctccatcacctccaacacctccaccCGGACCGCACACCTCATGAG GTGTTTGTGGAGCTGAACGAGCTGGTGATTGACAGAAACCAGGAGCTTCAGTGGAGGGAGACGGCTCGATGGATCAagtttgaggaggaggtggaggaggagacggagcgCTGGGGGAGACCTCACATCCCTTCCCTGTCCTTTCGCTCCTTGCTGGAGCTCCGAAAAACTATCTCCCAcg GGGCGGTGCTCCTGGATCTGAAGCAGAAGACTCTTCCAGGGATCGCCCAGCAGGTGGTGGAACAGATGGTGATCTCAGATCAGATCAAAGCCGAAGACCGAGCCAACGTCCTcagagctctgctgctcagacaCAG TCACCCCAGTGATGAGAAAGATCACAGCTTGTTCAGCAAGAATATCTCAGCTGCCAGCATGGCCACCCTGATTGACAGACACAATGGCCAATCAGAGCCCTCAATCAATCTGACGAATCACAGAGaagctgatggagagaagaCCAAG aAGGAAGCCCCGCCCCTCTGTCACTCCAGATCCAAACATGAAGTGAAGCTGATGGAGAAAATCCCAGAGCGAGCAGAGGCCACTGTTGTCCTCGTGG gcaGTGTGGGTTTCCTGGATCAGCCCTCCATGGCGTTCGTGCGACTGCAGGAAGCGGTCCTGCTGGAGTCCGTCCTGGAGGTTCCTGTCCCTGTGAggttcctcttcctcctgctgggCCCGCCTACCGCCAACATTGACTACCATCAGATTGGACGCTCCATCTCCACACTCATGTCAGACAAG CACTTCCACGAGGCAGCATACCAGGCTGACGACCGCCAGGACCTGCTGACTGCCATCAACCGTTTTTTGGACTGTAGCGTCGTCCTGCCTCCCTCGGAGGTCGGCGGTGATGAGCTCCTCCACTCGGTCGCTCGCTTTCAACGAGAAATGCTCcgaaagagggaggaggagcagagtgGCAAAGTGCaggagaaacagagcagcattcaGCAGGATGAAG GTTCCCTCGTTCCCTCCAAACCTGGTGATGAGCCCCTGAGGCGTTCAGGCCGTCTTTTTGGAGGTCTGATCAAAGATGTGACTCGACGCTACCCTCAGTACCTCAGCGACCTTCGAGATGCTCTGAACCCTCAGTGCATGGCTGCCATCATATTCATCTACTTTGCTGCACTGTCGCCTGCCATCACCTTCGGCGGACTTCTGG GTGAGAAAACAGAGGGTCTGATTGGTGTGTCGGAGCTGATAGTTGCCACGGCGATGCAGGGCATAGTGTTCAGTGTGCTGGGCGCTCAGCCTCTGCTGGTGATTGGCTTCTCTGGACCACTGCTGGTGTTCGAAGAGGCCTTCTACACT TTTTGTAAAGACAACGGGATCGAGTATCTCACCGGCCGGGTGTGGATCGGCTTCTGGCTGGTGCTCATCGTTCTCCTCACCGTGGCCTTTGAGGGAAGCATTCTGGTTCGCTTCGTCTCCCGTTTCACTCAGGAGAtcttctccttcctcatctCCCTCATTTTCATCTACGAGACCTTTGCCAAACTGGTCAAG ATCTTTCAGGAGCATCCTCTCCAAAactgttaccatggaaacaagACAGTATCACCAACTCTATGCAACTATACCGTAGCTGCCGGGAGTCCTGGGAAGGTTGTTGGAGAACCAAATACAGCCCTGCTGTCGTTTGTGCTCATGGCAGGAACGTATTTCATCGCTTTCTACCTGCGCAAGTTCAAGAACAGTTCCTTCTTCCCCGGCAGG CTCCGTAGGATCATTGGAGACTTTGGGGTCCCCATTGCTATCCTCATCATGGTGCTGGTGGACTACAGCGTGGAGGACACCTACACTCAG AAATTGAACGTTCCCAGTGGATTTTCGGTGTCCACTCCAGAGAAACGTGGTTGGCTGATTTCACCTCTGGGCTCTGACGGCCAGTTTCCTGTTTGGATGATGGCCGCCAGCATCCTGCCAGCTATCCTTGTCTTTATCCTTATCTTCATGGAGTCCCAGATCACAGCGTACaacactttctttttgtctttgtatttgttttatgttttttgtttcgtTCCTTTTTGGGTGGACTGA